In the Lutra lutra chromosome 12, mLutLut1.2, whole genome shotgun sequence genome, AGATCTTCAGCAGATCCTCTTTTTCTTTGGGAATAAAAGTGGtttttagggcatctgggtggctcagtcagttaagcatctgccttctgctcaggtcatgatcccagggtcctgggatggagcctcccatcgggcttcctgctcaccagggagtctgcttgtccctctgcctgctgctccctctgccagtgctctgtctctctctgacaaataaaatcttacaaaaaaaaaaagtggttttttaatctcatgaaacagtgtagtgttttgtttttttttttaagattttatttatttatttgacagacagagatcacaagtcagcagagagaagggaggaagcaggctccccgttgagcagagagcccgatgcggggctcagtcccaggaccctgggatcatgacctgagccgaaggcagaggctttaacccactgagccacccaggcatccccagtgtAGTGTTTTCTAAAGAAGAGTTGGGCTGACCTGAGCAAACAACACGGAATCCTAGGCTGTGGCTTTTACCCCATCTGCGAAAGGGCTCTGTAATACCCCTCAGTGCGATGAGAGGAGACACGGTGGGTTAGAAATGGAAGTGTAGTGACAATGGTCCAGATGGATCAAGTTCCAGGTAGTGCCCCTAATAGTGAAAGTGAAGCCAGTATGAATGCAAGCTCTCGGTCAGAGCACTCGGCTCGGGTCCTATCTCATCCTGAACCTTTGCTGTCTTTCATGGTAAGATTATTTTAGCAACATCCTTAAATAGGtttaataaagagaattttttttaaagatttttttaaagattttatttatttggcagagagagcgagagagggaacacaagagagagagggagagggagaagcaggcttcccgctgagcagggagcccagtgtggggttccatcccaggaccccaggatcatgacctgagcccaaggcagacacttaacaactgagccaccgaggcgcccagTAAAGGGAATTATTAACCATTACACAGTTATGTGCAATCTTGAGGGACCCGTTTCCTGAGAGGGCTCACGCCTACAGCCAAATAACAAGCGCAGGTTACAAGCGGGCACCTTTCTCCGCCCCACCCCCTCTTGGAGCGCTTTAATTGGAAAGATACTAACAGATTAAAGTCTTAGCCATACTCAGTTCCTCCCTTAACCTGCAAAAAACCGTGGCCATTGGAAATGTGCTGCGTGTTAGAAAACATCGTAGGAGTACACTACTGATGGTGAACAGAGCCCCCCAGGAAGTGGACCCATGTAAGGGGTAAAGGTGACCCCATTCCACATGGATGATTTAGCTCAGGTCGTGCTTACCTTGTGGGTTCGAGCACTGAAGTGTCTGGTGCTTTATTTCCAAGCAGAGATGCAACATATCAGTGCGGGAGAGAAGCCCAAGGTGATCTTCCAGATCTAAACAGAGGGACCGCGTGTCTCGCCCTTTAGATTTGCCTCAGGTGGGGACTGATGTATGGGCCACGGGAGCCACGGACGCAGAGCAGAACTCCAGCACACAATAAGGCAAATCCTCGCATGGTACTTAAGGGTCCAATCAGATAAAATGACAGATCAAAGGATTATTTTTGCTTGATGAGGCATTCTGGGTTTTGAGTCTTGCTGGACTCCATTTTTTAACGGGATCTTGTCCTCAAGGGGCTGGACTTTGGACATTCCGGGACAGGAGTGTGGCATTCGGCTCCGGTTAATTGAAACGGAGCTCTTGATGAAGCCCTGCTGTgcttataatttcaaatttagaaaTGGGTAGGGAGAGGAGTAGATAAtgtgaggggattttttttttttttgcctctgaaaTTAGCTTAGTGTATTAATTCAGAAAGCAGTCGTTTGCATCTGATTGTATGCCTTAGTAATCACAACCATCTGCCTCCCTATATTAAGGAGTTGGTCTCTTTAATCCAGCTTACAGCCCGCAAACCACTCTTCTCCATCATCATGCCCTTGAGCAGATGAGGCCGTGCAAAGTCCTTTGCTCTTAAACGCGTTATCGTTGAGGATATTGggagattttgtctttttttttttttttctgttcttcacgTTTTGTCTgagttttggctttatttttctgggGGCAGAAACCATGGCTTTCTTTATGAAAACTATGATTAGCAACCAGGTCAAGAGCTTCGGATTCGGTGGCgggtcagaagaaaaaaaagaagaaggaggaacgTCGGATCCCGCGGCAGCCCAAGGGATGACTCGAGAGGAGTACGAGGAGTATCAGAAGCAAATGATCGAGGAGAAGTGAGTACCCGCGGCTCCCCTCCCTCTCAGAGCCGAAAGAAACCAATTCTGGCCATACCTGCTTCCGCTCCCCGACCTCTTTGGCTTTGCTCTCTAAGATGCGCCTTCTTGTGCTGTTTGCCTCTCACCTTAGGAACGAGTGTCCTGCTCCTTGAACCCTCTCCTCACCGCAGCAGGTACCATGTCCCGCCTGGAGGGATGGCGGCCACACAGAATGCAGAATCTGTCTGTCGTTCTGAAAGCCGCTTAGCACTTTTTCTGGTCGAGGTTCATTTCAATTAACCCCAGTTGGATTGTTCAGATGGACAATGGTGAGCCTATCTCCCCGGGTCTTCCCCAAACCCGCCCTTCTAGCACATCGAAAGCTTTCAGATCGAAGAATTCAGATTTTGCACTTGGAAGAGGGCCTCAAAGCACACACCGTGCCATCCTTTTTCCCTTACGTGTGCAAAAACCCTAGAAAGCACAAGAGGATTAGGTCATAAGACTCAGCTTTGCAAAAACTGTGAATAAATTTGTGGGAGGTTTATtgtggcaattttattttattttatattttttaaatgcctggaGAAATAGGcaggtcacatttttttttaaagattttcatttatttgacacagagagatcacaagtaggcagagaggcaggcagagagagagagggaagcaggcttcccactgagcagagagcctgatgtggggctcgatcccaggacccaagcagaaggcatagactttaacccactgagtcacccaggcgcccctattatggCAATTTTAAAGGTACAGAAAAGTAAAAGAGTATAATGAACACCCATACAAACCTATGAATAAAGTCACAGTTAACATTTGGTTATAATTGCTTAAGATGATTAGTTGGATAGATGattggatggatagatagatagatagatagaagctttaaaaaaaagaatttatttatttatttgacaggaagagagacagtgagagaaggaacacaagcagggggagtgggagagggagaagcaggctccctgctgagcagggagcctgatgcagggccagatcccaggacccccagatcatgatctgagctgaaggcagacacttaacatctgagccacccaggcaccctagatagaaggatttttaaagtaaattgtaAAGTGAAAGTAAAGACCTCATGTTACGTCACCCCTAATACCTCcaaaaaataaggacattctcccgactgtgtaaaataaaaataaaatatgggtaaCATTTTCATTGAGCATCATAGAATGTGAATAGAACACACAATTTTTCACTGCTGCAGACCGATCTTTAAGTATAATCTGTACATAATTTTTTAGACTTTAAGGTAGAATAACTTAAGAGTCTTTTAATAACAATGAAGAATTGAAGCCTCAATCTTGAGGTTAAgtgttcatcatttttttttaagtattaattaaaagtatttctttgggcacctggatgactcagtcggtagagtgtgtgactcttgatctcggcgttttgagttcaagccccactctgggcatggagcctacttaaaaaaaaaaaaaaagtatgtctcaTTTAataagagtttttcttttcccattatgGCTCTTTTGCTAATGATCAATTACACTAGAGTGGCCTAAGTCCTATCGCTAAGATGATTATAGGTGAAAGGTTAATGTCCTGGAGGAAACTAAGAAAGTACAAAGGCTTACATTTAATGGAAACTTTGTCTATTGtattttttctgaaagaaatcgTAGTTTATAAACTacctagaatgtattatgctcgGCTGGGCAGTCAATTAAAGTCAGTTAAAAAAGTAAACACCAATGCAAACATGATGTCGGTGCTAGAGCAAAGCTCAGGCAAAAGAAACAACACCCCTTGCATTTGGCTAGTTTCACCTACGgcttgtaaacaaacaaacaaacaaaaaacaagcataaTGAAGTAACAGAAGCAGAATGATAGCACCCAGTGTTCTCAGCTcagtgagagaagaggaagaaaccgGCCAGAAATTTCGACTCTCCATCTGATTGTGTAAAACATCACATAAGAGGTCCAAGCAATACGTCTGGTCACAGATACGGCATCTGTTTGATTAACTAATGTCCTAGTTTTCCCTAAGTTTGTATCCAGATAGATCAAAGGCCAGAAGGCCCAAATGGTGTGGTCAATCAGTGAATTGGGTTATTTGCCAGCTacttggctgtgtgtgtgtgtgtgtgtgtgtgtgtgtgtgtgtgtgtgtgtgaccaatTTATGTAGTCACCCAATTTAAGGAATAGTAACAGGGCCGTGGGGCCAgactccttccctctggcaagAGGCAAGCCCTCCAGGTTGTTGCTTGGGTTTCCAATAGCTTCACCACCCAGAAGGCAACAAAACAGTCCGTTTAGCCCTCCATTTCTCTCAATAATAGTAAAATGTCCCTTTACCTTACTTATGGTGCAGTAATTGTTAGGGTGCCATTTGTTACTTGAACTTTGATATGCGTCAGAGAACcgaacataaaagcaaaaatgataaagcatttagaagaaaacagtatCTCTGCAACTTGAAAGTAAggcaaagagttttttttttttagattttatttattaatctgacagatcacaagtaggcagagaggcaggcagagagagaagaaggggagcaggctccctgctgaacagagagcccaatgtggggcttgaccccaggacccgggatcatgacctgagccgaaggcagaggctttaacccactgagtcacccaggtgccccaaggcaaaGAGTTCTTAAACATGACTCTGAAAGCAAtaaccataaaatttttaaataatgtagacTTTATCAAAGTTGAAAATTCTTGTACATCAAAGGCACCATTAAGAGAATGTTTATAGGCAAGTCCCAGACTgagagaaaatctttgcaaaacatGCCTGACACACAACCGgaatctagaatatataaagaatttctacaactcaataataaaagcaaaaataaataaacaaatgggcaaaAAGAGTTGAGCAAATACTTCctaaagatacacaaatggccaattaGTACATGAAAAGAACCCATCTGCTCTCATTAGTCAtcatggaaaggaaaagtgaaatccCACTAAGTTACCACTACACActccagaatggctaaaattaaaaagacactgTACCAAATGTGGGCCAGAATGTGGAACAACGTAGAACTTCCATTCCATTTCATGAGACGTGAGATGGCACACCCACCTGGGCAAAACTCAGgcattttcttacaaaactaaactcaCTCGACCAAGTTACCCTGTCACTCTGGTGCCATGCCTAGATTATTTACCTCAGAGAAATGAACATGTAGGTCCACAAAAAGACATAGACAGAAGTGTTCATAGCAACTTCATCGGGAGTGGCCCTGACTGGGAAATAGTCTGAGTCCATCCACGGAATGGAGTAAACAAGCATGACTTCTTCATACAGAAGAAGGCACTCAGtaggaaaaaggaacaaaccatGGATGAGTAACACCACCTGGATAAATCTCAGAGGTTCGtcatgctgagtaaaagaagccttATACAAAAGAATGTATAgtatatggttccatttatagaaagttctagaacaggcaCAACCAATCTATGGTGGATAAAGGACAGTGACTAGGAAACAGGTGTTAACTGGGCACGGAAATGAGAGAAATTTCTCCGGTGATGGTAATGTTTTTCATATCTTAATAGGGGTTCGGGTTATAcacagaaacagaaccagtaggagaaACAGACTTacgcatatgtgtatatgtaatatgTGCACGGGAGATTGAGTGTAAGGATTGGCTCACGTGATGATGGAGGTTGAGAAGTCCCGCCatctgctgtctgcaagctggaggcccaggaaaATTATTGCTGGGTCTTTCTCGGCTGGAAGGCTGATAGTGTAAGTTCTagctgagggcaggagaagactgAGATCTTGGCTCTAGCCAAcgggcaaaggcagagagaattcCCCCTTCCTCTTGGCCTTTTCTTTTCAGTCAAGCCCTCGACGGATTGGGTGCTGCCCACCCACACAGGGAAGGGAAGTCTGCTTTGTTCAGTCCTTTGATTCGAGTGCTAATCTCATTTGGAAACACCCTCTGAGACACACCCGGAAATCATGTTTAAATCTGGGCACCCCTCAGCCCAGTCAAGTCACCATATAAAATTACCCAGCCCAGTACCTAGAAGCTCTGTGCACTGAATTGTACTCAGGGTTttacttcaaaagaaaacaaaacaaaacaaaacaaaactgcaaacaAGTATGTCACTTTAGCAAAAGGCATTTGTGTTGAAGTGTTTGGGGGCGCGAGGACGGGTGTCTACCACTTTGAAATGCTTCAGAAGGTCAGATGGTAAATGAATgcatagagagagaggtgtgtgACAACACACGGATAGTAAGATGCTGATTGTAGAATCTAGATGGTGAGTATGTGGGTTTCACTGTAAATTTCTTCCAACTTTTCTGCACGTTAAGAAATGTTCGCAGTAAATTATTGGGAAGGGTAGATCTGCTTCTACCCCAGCCCCGGGTCGCTGATGTCTTAGGCAAATCGcttattctgtttctctctccaaaGCCGGAAGATGGACCGGCATCGTCTTGTGCCTGTTCCGGGCCTGACCTTTggttgcggggcgggggggggggtgggggggggtggggggggttggggggggtgggggggggttgggggggtgggaagtgtgCTCGGGGAGGGCCTGATCTCTTCGGATCAGCGCCCCCTGCAGGCAGCCTTCAGTGTGCTGGGGAAGAGGATTTCAAAACGTGaagtgaagaaatagaaaccaattAGCCCCCTGAAAATGAAAACGgaatttattttaatgcaaataaTGCTTCATGCAACGATGCTTCACCAAATCCCTCAGCAGAAACCCCACCAGGCCGGACacctgggggtggctcagtccgttaagggtctggctcttgatttcagctcaggtcttgatctcagggtcgtgagatcgagccgtgtcaggctccgtgctcagcacagcgcttgcttgagagtctctctcgctctccctctgccccgcccccgcaCAGcggctctcactctctctcaatatgtaaaaaataagtattaaaaaacaaaaaaagaaaccccacgAGGACTCACAGGGACCTAACCTAGGAACCAGAATAATGTGGGAAGCCAGCCGGGAGCTCCTTCTCGGCTCTTGCCATCGCTTCTGTCCCCAGTACGGCTGCTTTTTTTCTGCCTGTCAGCCGTCACCTCGCCTTGCCGTGCCACCCAGACCCCGTGGCCCAGGGAACATGGCAGCCCACGGCCTCCTCCACCTGTTCCAGCAAATGTCTGTCTTTCTCGGTCCCCGTCCCAACCTCCCAAGAGGAAAGATTTCACTTACCCAGCTGGGGCCAGTCCAATAGAACCAGAGGGCAGGACCCTGTGTATAAAGGTAGCCCTTCATAATGCACCTTGGTGGGcagctgggaggggaggcagtCCCCGTGAGCTTCGCAGACATCCCCAAAGATCGTCTGCTCCTGCCTGGGTCAGCGTGGCCAAGGGAGTCAGTTTTAACCCAGACTAATCCTGAGTCCAATTAGATCATCCCCAGAGCTTTATGGGAATCGACCCTACCTTGTTTGGGGATGCCTCCTTCCCAACAGGGAACGGAACACTGTACCCAAGTTGGGGCCCGGAGGGGGTGACAATGAGGGGAAACAGCTTTCTCTACATCCCTAAATACCATGCGCCTCTAAAGACCCCCCAGCCCTGGATGCTATGACCACATTTTCACTTGACTAAGAATCATTCAGGAAGCTTCTTCAAAACAGAGCTTCCGTTCACGCGCCCCCAGGGGTTCTGATGAGTCAGTCCAAGGTCACACCCAGGAAGCTGCATTCTTACCGGGAGCCCAGGGGATTCTGATGTTTGTGGTCGCAAGTTCTATTCAGAGCAACCCTGCAAGGTCAGCGAGATATTAGGAAAAACCACTGTGCCCCGCCCTGGGCTGCATCTTAAGGAGATTCCCAGAACCAAGCTGTCTCTGGGATTCAAGGGTCTGCCTTGAGTTACGACCGGAGAATGACCGGAAAGAGAGGCAGGTGTTTGGGACATAGGAAGGTTTATCCCAGCGTCTGGCTTCTCTGCACAGGGGTGGGACTGTCCTCAGCCCTCTATGtcctttgatctttttttctattcttttccttttaggatGGAAAGAGATGCTGCATTTACacaaaaaaaagcagagagggcATGCCTCAGAGTTCATCTCAGAGAAAAGTACAGACTCCCGAAGGTGAGACGCTCTTAACACAGTAAACATCCTATTTAACttcttaaataatagaaaatgggGAATGTTTGATGATCAGCAAAGAGTCCCACtcatgaatacacacacacccccacatgcacacacacatacacacatgcacacacgtacacacaggTATCTTAATCCTAACTGAGGCATTTGGTGTAGTGAAAAGGCCCTTGAACTAGTTCATAAAAACTAGATTCCAGTCATTTAACCTCTGTGAACTTCCATTTTCTCTCAACAAAATGGAGCTAATACCTCTAAGTGACAGTTTAATGTAAGTTTCTGTCAAGCCGCTAGAACCTCCCTGGGTAACGACACAAGGAGGAAGTCATCAGAGCTGGCCTTCAGTGGCACACCCCAGGCACCGTTCAGAGGGCTTCGGACATGACAGTCCACTGAATCCTTCCCAACGGTCCTCTCGGGTACTGTGTTGTGCCCCCCGCTTGGTggtagaggaagcagaagaaagtaaGTCCCTCTTGCCAAAGGCCAGGAAGGGCAGAGCCCAAGGTCTTAACTCCCCCCATACTCTGCCTGTATTTCAAAGAAGCAATCCGCTCCTTCAACGTGGGGACGCTGTTGTGGTGATGGCCATCCCCTGGCGTCATCCGTCGGTCCATCTTGGTACTGGCGGACAGATGAGCACCTGTGGGCTCTGGCCGGGCAGCTGGTTTACCAATGGGAAGAGGAGGTGTTGACCTGTGACAGCGGGCTCAGAAGCTCTGCTCCTGTGGGTCCCCTTCTGGACTTCAGAAGCTACCAGCCCTAAACAAAGGGAGACAGCCCCACTGTCCCCTGCAAGGTCAATGCTGAAGTCACCGAAGAGTTCAAGAACCTCAACTTGTGGGAGAGACTCCCTGCTAAGATGCCCCAGGAAGCGGGTTCTGCTctcagaaaggagaggaaaactcACAGAGAAGGTTAAACATTTTCATTGCGACCCAGGAATTTTGAAAAGAAGGGCTTTGCTTTTTGCCTCCCTTATTCTGGTTTAAtgctttttcccattggacactTGGCACACGGTCCCCTCTACTCCCACGGTCTGGTGGATTCTCCGAAGCTGCCTGGGATGGGTCCAGCTGTCTTTAGGAGAACGAGTTTCAATTCCGGGGCTACTTCAGCTGGCTTTTCAATatatctgagcctcagtttcctcatctgtaaaacggagaCAGTGACACCTGCGTCACCAAGACACCTGTGTCTTTGTCTGAGGTAACAGAACCTAGTTACCTTTAGCTGATGTAAAGAACCtagtacaggggtgcctgagtggctcagtgggttaaagcctctctgcctttggctcaggtcatgatcccagggtcctgggatcgagccccgcgttgggctttctgctcagcagggagcctgctcccctccacccccgccacctgcctctctgcccacttgtgatctctatcaaataaatagataaaatcttaaaaagaaaagaaaagaacctagTATAGTGCCTGACCAATGGGAGAAACTCAATAGATGACCCCTTCTTATTTTTCCCATGATTGTCTCTGTGCCCAGAAATCTTCTTCCTTCATAATAACAGCCAGAGGTCTCGAAGACCTTGGGTAAACACACCGATCTGTGTCAACTGAACTTTTGATTGTTTTCTCCCTAATGAGGGTCCCGCTGTCTTGCTCCTTTCCAGAGCCTCAGCGGTGAACCCCTCAAGGCTCAGCAATGGGGCTTTGATGgtcttcagagaaaaaagaatcccCAAATCTTTGAGTCAAGCTATCCTTTGAGACTAGAGCATTTCCAACAGAAGctataagaagaggaaagaattatCGCCAGGAAATGTGCACATTCAGATCCTCCCTGGAGAGGATCAggccaggggagggacagggactATGTCGGGACAGGGACTATGTCGGCACAGGCTAAGGCTCCCTAAAGCCAGTGGGGGGTGTGGTGGGTGGAGTGtgaaaaagtcatcaaattgTCAACAGTGGAGCCCCGTTGTGATGTCCCAGTGCTCATCAGCCCCTTTCCCCTGTCTAAGGCATGTGACACCTCACCTGAGTTTTCCTTGGACCCTGAAAAAGAACTTTGAGTTCATTTAAGAACTGAACGCCACTGCCTCTCTATAGACAGGAGGGCGCTGCAGCCAGAAGGGTTGGGGAGCTTTGCAAACATCCACAGCCACTGACTGATAGAACCGGGCTGGGATGTAAGTTCCTCAACAGTGAAAGCACGTTGACTGCCTCACAAAAGGGTTTGAATGCTGCTCCTTCTGACCCCGAGGTCTTCCGCAATTTCTACTCAGCGTTCAAGGTGTCCCAAAGTCTGAGAGCAGCTTTGAGCTCTTTGCGGCTTCAACCTGCAGGTAGACTTTGGGGACAACCCGCACGGCTGGGGATTTCAGTGACTGAGGATTTCAGTGACATGCGGAATCCCACCCTGGAACCCAGCAGGTGCACGCGGCTTCTCCCGCTCCGAGGTAGTGTGACTCCCAGCCCTGGGAGCCGCTACGACCTGCCAAACACAAGCGAAATAGATGAGAATATCACTTGAAAGCATTCTGCCCTTGACCCCTCAGTGCAGCTGGCTTTCAGGCAGAGGCCTCCCTGGCGTTCTTTTATATTATGGCTGCATTTGGTAAAAATGGATCTATTCTACACAATGCTTCCAGGATTGGCCTGTGGTGGGAACAGCAAAAATACTAACAGTACCATTACCCACTCTTCCTACAGCACGGAGGAACTGGGGAGATTCTAACTCAATTACACAATCCACGAAACGGTTATTAATAGAAAGTGTATCCTAAAAAACCAAGGGGTCCCATTCCACTTGTCCTCCTATCACCAGATGTGGCTCCGGCCCAGCCTCACCGCAGTTCCTTGCCAGTGAAGTCCAGTCCCCGCCTTGGGCACCACGTCGGCCTCCCGAAGGCCCAGGCCTAGAAGGGAGCGCTGGGGGGACAGACACATTTCCCAGGCCAAGAACTGCCCCTACTCCTGTCCTGGCTTCTGAGCGCAGTCGCCAGGCCGGGGAGTAGGGAGGagggacgggggaggggggcggcggtGCGGACCAGGGATAGGATCTGCTCCCTCGCGCCCCCTGCTGTCCCTAGACGCAGCGCGCACCGCAGCCGCAGGGAAGTAATGGGGGCGCCACTGCTCTCAGTGCCGTGGGGGACTGGGGGTTGCAGCAGGGACAGTGATGGTGGGAACAGAAATAAAtgtccagacttttttttttttggaagtctATTCGTTGGCTACTAGGGACCAGATTGTGCATTGTATTGGAAAGCAGTGTCCGTGCTGGCGAGCGGGAAGGGCCTGGTGGGCCCTCCTAGGAGCAGCTGTCACAGAACAGGAGGTGGCCTGCCCGAGAGGGGCGGGCCGGGTGGGGACCGGCTGGGAGGGGAGCGTCAGAGCAGCAGGACCCTCCCACGCTGTGCCAAGATGGAGAGCTAGGAAAACAACTGGGGTGAGCTGAGCTGTCTCCCCAGCTCGCAGGATGGAGGGGGATTTTGAACCCCCAGTAACTGAGGAGAAGATGAAAGCACTGGAATATTGGGCAGGACCTGAGAGGGGATGACTTTGGGGAAATGGCCACTATGGGGCCAGTCATTCCCTGGGCTTTGAAAGCCATTCTTCGATTCTCCTACGAAGCCAGCTTACCCGGAGGGGCCGAGCTGCTGGCTACACAGACGCGTATGTAATTCTTAGGGGTTTCTCTGATGATGCAGACGGACTCCTCACAGCTGAATCCCTAGAAGGCCTTCTGAAAACCACAATAGGACTTGAGCTTGTAGGTCTTCATCTCCTCCATGCTCCCCTCAGGAGCAAGGAGGCTCTGGAAGGTCAGGCCAGGCCTAGAGGCCTTGCTGTGACTGGAAAAGCCTCAAGGCCATGGCCATATGTCCAGAGAACCAGGGAAGGGAATGAGGGGCTTGGGGCCAGTGCTACACCTGTGGAGCGGTGTGGGGGGTGCTGACAGAGGCCCAGGCCAGCCAGGAACTGCAAAGCCAGAGAGGTGGCCATAGATCCCCAAATTATGACATATATCCTCTTTGTGGGGCTCGGCGTGTTGATTACTTCGCTTATTTGATTACTGCCGTTGAAAATGGCaatcctgggtgtgtgtgtgtctgtgtctgtgtctgtgtctgtgtctgtgtgcatgtgcgagcacgtgtgtgtgttattccttaaatatgtttatatgccataaaaagaggaaatcttgctatttgcaacaacatagatagaCCTTGAGGGTAtctattaagtgaaataagtcagacagagaaagacaatagtGTATGATTtgacttgtatgtggaatcttaagAAGTCAGACACGAAGAgcctggtggttgccagaggtgggtggggcgtgggggtggggaggatgaaatgggtgaaaggggtCAAAGGGAACAAACTTCCagatataagataaataagtactaaaaaaaaaaaaagataactgctGGGGATATAATGTAAGGCATGGCGACTATTACAAAAGGTCATCAAAAGACATCGGTAGGACAAACCGTAGAGTCACTAACAAGCGCAAGAACCTCGGGGTGGGCGGGGCCGTCTGAGGAAAACGcccactgcccctcccactgcccctccctctgcctgtccaaGCTCTCCTCCTGGGGCAGGTGTGGGTTTCCGGGCTGTCCCAGTACTTTGGCTCCCTGGTCTGAATGGTCTTTCAACTtttattaaacttaattttttatatataaaaaaagtacATCAATGCATAATCCTAAAACTCACTGAAATCAAGAGACCTGGCCAAGGTCACAAAACTCACTGCG is a window encoding:
- the CPLX4 gene encoding complexin-4, with amino-acid sequence MAFFMKTMISNQVKSFGFGGGSEEKKEEGGTSDPAAAQGMTREEYEEYQKQMIEEKMERDAAFTQKKAERACLRVHLREKYRLPKSEMDENQIQMAGDDVDLPEELRKMVDEDQIEEEDKDSILGHLQNLQNMDLDTIKEKAQATFTEMKQTAGQKCSVM